In Streptomyces venezuelae, the sequence TGCGGATAAGGGTTTTGGAGCTCCTGCAGGACGGGCCGATGCCGGTGCGGGACCTGCTGGCCGCGATCGAGGTCGAGCCCTGCGCCTTGTCCCAGCAGCTCGCGGTCCTACGCCGCTCGGGGATCGTTGCCTCGACCCGTAACGGCGCTACCGTCGTCTACGCACTGGCCGGCGGGGACGTCGCTCAGTTGATGCTGGCGGCGCGGCGGATCCTGACCGAGGTCCTGACGGGGCAGAGCGAGCTGCTGGAGGAACTGCGCGAGTCCGAGGTCCCGGCCTCGTGAGCGTGAATACCGCCCTGACCGCCGTGCTCGGCCGGGTCCGCTG encodes:
- a CDS encoding ArsR/SmtB family transcription factor codes for the protein MPVPLYQAKAEFFRMLGHPVRIRVLELLQDGPMPVRDLLAAIEVEPCALSQQLAVLRRSGIVASTRNGATVVYALAGGDVAQLMLAARRILTEVLTGQSELLEELRESEVPAS